In Conger conger chromosome 9, fConCon1.1, whole genome shotgun sequence, the genomic stretch CAGTGGGTTCTCACTCAGTGGTCTCGAATAGTATAATACAATGTGTAGGTCAAACGAATAGTACAATACAATCTGAAACAAAAGTCAATGGATGTCAATGGAGCATAGCCGCCATGCTGGTGGAGCTCGATCCTATGAGCGTCACACAAGAAGTGTGCAGAGCAAGTCCAGGCAAGGAACTCTACTGCGGCCGACTAATGGTGCCGAACATCGTGTCGGCCTCAAAATCACATACACAATGCGTTTCCATAAtaaaccaatcacatacacacaacacacttcaTACCTATCCATTCACAGGCACGCATCACTAATGGAGCGCCTCCTTCTATCAACAGTCAGATATTCCTGTGGCGTGCCATTGCTTGCGATGCTTCTGTATCCCTTTCTTGCTACTGATTCCTGTTCACCCTCCACAGTTTCCACAAGCAGACGAGTATTAAACTTCAGTGGTGGTGACATGACATTGGCAGAATTTTTTGTAGTTTCGATTTAGCAATTTGATAGCTTAGTTTTTTAaagcaacagaaaatgaaaataattttgttttgtgaactgcccctttaaaatTGCATTCCAGTAACACAAGCGCATTAGTTAGGCCTTCACTTCTCATCTTTAACATATGGACAACAATGGGATATGTTTTCTGTAGATCCTACCTCTCTCATCAGTGGCAATGCAATTATTGTGTTGAGTAATAAGGATTCACATGGCTCAATCTAAGTAATTGTGTGAGTTTGAATCCTTGCTTGTGCTTAAAATGACAATATAGAAGATGTAACAATTTTAAGCAATGTGAGTTCCTGTGCATGAAAGACTATGCTaagtttaattatttaatttaagagCCACTGTGCTTAAATGGCTAGACTActtacatttttctatttttcttaaAAGAACATGCGTTCTTGGTGAGCTGACTGTTATTGAATTACAATtagaagaaataaagaaataaactacTGTGACTAAGAGGTTTTTGGGTCACAGGCAGGAAGGGGGGTTCCTGCTCGTCCTGTTCCTGGAAGCTCACCAGAAAAAGGAGCTTTCCAAAGTAAACCGGATATTTCATCAAACATTGTGATAGAGCATAGAGAATAAAGACCGAGTGACTCAGAGGGAAGCCGAAAGATTTGTTAAAGACCAGCTGTTTTCCTTGTAAAATAGAGTACTTTTCATGCTTTTTATTACTTAAAGTGAAGGATGTTTTGATACTTCTAGAAGCTTCTATTTTCAGTAGCAGGTATGGGGGCAAATATCCTTCACTGCACGCAACCTGTCTTGGCCATTTAGgctaaaactgaaattatatattttctaaaaCCCAGATAATTGAAATGAAGTTGACTTGTTTGCACAGAAAATAGGTGAATTAATCTCCTCCTCTGAGCCAGCCAGGTAATGCCACTTTCTCTCCACCTTCCTGCTGAAGAACAGCCATCAGTGTAATCTGCTCTGATCCCTCACcaccgggagggagggagggagggagggagggagagatccACATTCTCTTGCTATTCTATTCCTAGTCCTGGTGCTGACAACCCCTTCTCTAAGATCCAGATTCACtgagcatttatttaaacactTCATTTATCATccgagggcggcacggatggtgcagtgggtagcactgccgcctcacagcaaggaggtcctgggttcgaatccccgttggccggggcctctctgtgcggagtttgcatgttctccccgtgtctgcgtgggtttcctccgggaactccggtttcctcccacagtccaaagacatgcaggttaggctgattggagagtctaaattgcccataggtgtgagtgtgtgagtgaatggtgtgtgtgccctgtgatggactggcgacctgtccagggtgtattcctgcctttcgcccaatgtatgctgggataggctccagcccccctgcgaccctgttcaggataagcgggttaagataatggatggatggatggatttatcaTCCGCCTCCTTGACATACTGTAATTTGCCATTGTGCTTTTGATGGCATGAAGATATTACTCATGCAGATCTGAGGTCACCTTCAGATTCCTGAGCCAACATGGAGTGTCTCCCATCGGGAAACACTGCTCAAGTGTCAAACATTATAAATACCAATATACATATAATCCAATaattacactcactgaacactttattagacttatttttagacttattggtcttctgctgctgtagcctatccactttgacgcgttgtgttttcagagatgctcttctgcattctgtggcaatgcgtggttatttgcgttactgtcaccttcctgtcagctttgaccagactggcccttctcctctgacctctctcatttacaatatgtttttgcctgcagaactgctgctcactgctcacTGGTTGTTCTCAGCAAatcctagagactgttgtgtgtgaaaatcacagaagatcagccgtttctgaaataccaccctgtttggcaccaacaatcaatctatggtcaaagtcaattagatcatatttcttctctatacttggtctgaacaacagctgaacctcttgaccacatctgcatgcttttatgcatttatttgctgtcaatgtaggggaaaatccacagaacaaaagatctccctcctaaaagcatgataaacaatcacaagtcaaaatcagactccaccttagtgagcaggctggttcctccaaagcgctcgatgatgtatgctaaaagtgtatcaatatatccatattaaagtatgatatgtaccctgtatagtttcaaacgaattaactgctaaattgtgctagaattacacagcagccagctgggggggaggcgtctcaaactgtcaaggacacagGCAAAGCGAGATATGCCTTTACAGccgatttctccgggactctcaatgttttatgccagaagtttaatatgtatatattgatacacttttagcatacatcgtcgagagttttggaggaaccagcctgctcactaaggtggagtctgattttgacttgtgattgtttatcatgctttaaggagggagatcttttgttctgtgaattttcccctacatcacatgattggccgattaaatatttgcattaaaaagctggtgtacaggtctacctaaaaaaatactcacaaaaacacaaactatAAAGGTCgttataaggtatttattatttgaatagAATAAAAACAGTAGTGATCTCACTTTCTAAGATGCTGTCCGCAGTGGTCAgtactaatttaaaaaaatccaggaattccttttttctttttcagtaaaCTATGCATACTCTTGCAtagctgggggaaaaaaatgatttcatatTGGGCCAACGCTCTTGGAAGAGTCATATACTGTCCTTAGACATTGCATGGTATGAGCTGCATATTAAATTCACAGTTAAGTTCCTTAAACCATATAATCCCTCACAATCATCTCAAAACACACAAGCAAGAAGGAGTTATTGAACATACTAAAGGGTAAAGGGGTCATAGGTGAAAGTATTGTATGCTACAGTTTGTTGCCTTGGGTCTAAACCATATTAGCTGTAAATTATGTTGATGTTTGCATTCATATAAGAATATcagattttcagtgtcattcAAAGGCCTCCCGGGATTTAGTAGTAGCACACAAAATTTGCACCTTGGAGTAAAAAAACAGCTCCACAGCAAAGATAACAGGTACTGTACAAATagtgaaaaacacaaactcCCGGCAATGACACTTACAGGGAAGACTTAACGCGACACATTTTAACCGACATTTTGCATGGCAACATCTTCATAATATTTACTTAatgtacacacagcacatatgaCATATATCTCAGATCATTATAATGATCACTTCAGTTTTCAGGTGGGTGTAATTCTTTGGAACCCTCCCATTCTCTGAAATATTatgtatattgtttttaaataagtttttttaatataaaactcCCTCAATGGGAAAGGATTTTGTTTCTGAAGTCAATGACCGAACACTACAAAGAGAGGGACAGTTTAAAACAGGGTAAATGACCTTGTGAATAATAGTTTACTTCTACGATCCACTGATGATACAAGCAGAGTGAACTATTTTATACCACTGAAAGTTCTTGCATTATGTTTCTAAAAATCTGTATCTGTCCAGGACTTAACTAAAAACGTCCATACATTCAGTGGGTACAAGGgcaatttccattaaaaaaggTTATTATTACTTGATCTGCTTTATCTAATCtggttattattatcatcatgaaTCATCTGCACTTGATTTcgagtttttttcccctcaggtTGACTCTGAATCAGAGGATAAGAGTATTAACAGATACCCAGGGAGACAAGCATAGGAGCACACAACGTTGCTTAAAGTGCAAATAGGATTCGAAACAGGAACGTATCATCGGAAAAACTGCATCGACGGAAGACACCTCAAAGAAGCACAAATGTTTCCAGAGAATTGAAGAGAATGTAAGAGCCTGGTTCAGTCTGTGGCTACAGTGGACGGACACCGTTTCTGTTCTGCTGGTGGTGCCGGAGATGAGGCCCTCTCATGCGGAAACATACTGGGGTGGAGGCTCCTTTGGTGGGATGGCCACAACTTCATCATATGTGGGTAGCAGCATCTGTGAAAATACGATCACAACCATGTTAGGCACTGTGCATtacatgtgtgcagtgtggtgagagagacattacacataGATTGGTTCTCTAGCCAATCTGTGTAAATCTTTAGTAATGATGTCTCTTCACCTGCTGCTTgcaccatttttttaaatacaaaacacatccCTAGCCAGGACATTGGGACTTATAAGAGTCTATACACCTACATCCACTATACACCTACAATATAGGCCCAAAGCAAGAATTCTGTTTGGACGAAGGGGAAATATCTCCACTGCCATGCACTATTTCAGTGGAAACAAATAACGTAACCTTTCATTATTGGTTTGTTCCATTTTTTGAGTAATTTAGAGAGGATGAGAGTGCATCTGGGAGATGTTCCTGGGGCAGTCGCTGGGCACTGATCAGGGGGATTAGCGAATGCAGACAGTGAATCTAGGGTAGTGTTCTCCCTAATGCCCTAGTTAAACAATGACTCACCGCTATGTAGAACAGCAGGTAAGAGTAATCCTGGAATAGTCATGTAAtgttggaaatctcaaatgatTTAAGTAATGAATAGTTATGAAACAAAAAGacttgaataaatgaaataagatTGACGTTAAGCTGGCAGGCTTCAAGGAAAGTCAGATCAGAGCTGACTGATTTGGCTAATCATAGCTGAGAGTGGAGGCAGAGCAGGACAGACCCGGGACAGTGACTTACTGTGGTGTCGTTTGTGGTGACATACACCAAGACCTCTGTGGTACCTCTTCTGCTCACATATCTATAGCAGttccacacacagccaatcaggtaTGCCTGTAGAGAGAAATGATATCTAGTATTAATGAATAGCtatttacagtatatcactgaatatactgtatgtgatatattatatgtgtgcgtgtgcatgcatgaatgAATATGTCTTAATATATTGTTGCAGTTACTAAATCAAATAAAGactattttttccattttcttgatCGAGAAAAAGCAATGTCAAGCTTTGGGAGTTCATATTAATATATTCTCAGTACCCTCTCTAATTCAATCACTGACTGATTCCATATTTGACCGatttcatttcaataaattCAGGTTCAAAGTCAGTTGAGAGGAAGGTGAGTTTGACACCTCAATAAATATCATAATTAAAAAGAGACTAGCTGGCCATAgtaactctgtctctctcccaaaGGAAACAGGCACATACCAGGGCGGCGGTGGGCCAAGGTATGGCCGTCACTTTCCAAGTAATGATAGTAGCCTCCCATCAAATAAGCTGTGCTGACAGCTTCCCAAAAACTGAACCTCCAACAACATCACTGACACAACTTCATTGCAATGCTAGGGAGAGTCAACTGCCTTCACATCTCTACTAAGTAGATACTTCTATGAAAGTGGACTGAAACCCACAAGCCTCCAGGAATAACCCAAACCTGAGAAGCGCTGGCCAAGCACTGAAGCATTGTTGTGAAGTGATACATCTGGCTAAGGCACTCTGATGACACACTGATATGGGCTCTGGTCTGGAAGAAACCAGGTGATGAATGTGGGTGGGATTCCCATATAGTGAGATGGAATTGGCCAACAGCCATTACTTTGCTGATTAACATGCATGCTGCCCTTCCAAACTGGCCCAGAGTCAAATCTTTGGTGTTAGTAGTAGGCCAGAACTGTGTAGGTTGAGGCTTCATGTTGAGGATGGAGGCTTACCTTGAAGGCCAGGATGCCACCGACAAAGAGGAGCACCATAAAGACTAGGCACGTGTTGTTCGTGGACATGATCTCCTCTTTGTAggggaagttcccaggctgcaGAGAGAACAAAGCATCAATGACACCAGCACATTAAACTATTTCCTATCTCCCGTTTAAACCGGCCAACCACAGCACGGCTGTGAGTGCCTTAGCTACAAAGGCCACTTGGGAGACCCACCcccattttatttgacattgcgCAGAAAGGTGAGAGTAATCGGAGAGCCGGGATTACTTACTAGCTGCAGAAGATAATCCTGAATGGTGTTGGGGTAGACCACAACACTAACTGCCACCAGGGTGTTAAGGATAAAGTCAAAGATTTGGTAGCAGAAAAAAGGAATGATCCAAGCAGCATGTTGCTGTAAAGGCAAAGAGAAATGTACAGTGGAGTTAGAACAGGAACATTGTAATTTCGCAAAAATGGAAAGACTGTCGGTAAGGAATGTGCGCCTTACAGCAAAATTAATACTTTGACAAACACGGCTATAATAAACCACAAGCCTGCTTTTCTCCCTATTTTGCAAGCCGGTCTTATAATCTATATTTGTTCGGGGCTTTGTGTTTTACTCGTGTCCAACCATGTAATCAGCCCTATCTCTGCTCTGAGCTGTAATACCGTAATATGGGTGGCTATTCTGAGCATGACTATATTTGTCCTGTCTTCACATGCCACTTTAAGACGCATGTGAAAGTCAGCTGATGAGAGACATGTGTATGCTATTATATATGTTTACTGTCCAATAACAATTTAGCCCTAAATTTgactttttaaagtttttataaaataaaataaaaataaatgattgcaGAAAACAATGTGCTGTGTTTTGTTACCTTATATGCACCGTATGTCGCCATCCCACATATGAGGATCATAAGCAGGGAGATCGCTGCGgcaatgcaaatatctaaaagaaaaacatctctATTTGCACACGAATGATTACGTCATCACAGAGGGCAACACAGAACTAGCAACAGCATAGTAACTGCAGAgagccttttctctttttttcaccaGTTCAATCGGTTTGACCAATGGCATTTGGACATTCACCGTGCGTCTGAAACTCATGGTGTCTGTAACAGACGAGCTCCGTGCTGAATTTTAATGAAGTCCTGAATGTTTCCACTGTGCGGAGAGCGCTGAAGCTCGAGTGACTGTGGGAACGTTTGCCAACCAGGGTCCTGCTGCTATCCTGGCCCGTGACACTATCCCATATTTCCTGAGCCCTGGGGAGAACACTCGGGCAGACGGAGGTGGGCGAGGGCCTATGTCTCTTTGCTTTCCCTCTTAATCATTACTGTTTCGCTTTAAAATGagcaaagaaaagaaactatatatttagaaaaagaaaattacaatTGATTGTACAACAGATTTGTACTGAATCGTCATGAAAACACATCAGATTTTAAAGTAGCCTATACAAATTTGCATTGTATATGAAGAGATGAGAGTGCAGCCTGCAGGTCCTACTGCCTGAATATAGTTCTGAACCGGACACCAGCACCGGCActcagcactgaaacacagtaATGTGCCGGGCCTGACCTCAGCACGGTTAATTCTGGAGGTGAGGAGATCCAGGAAACGCACAGCAAAGCCCTGCTGCCACTGGCAGGCCGCCCACAGACTCGAAGCGACCACACTGATGTATGTAATGCAATGCCATGGGCACCAAGTGCATTCTGCTAGCTGTTAGAGATGCATGAATGTGTAGCTCACAAAAGGGGTTGCTCTCCCATATGTACCAGCTACGCCAGCATGCTGAAAATAATCCCTGGTACGGTTATGTCAGCGGAACGAGTCCGTTTAATCCAACCCATCTGTGACATGTCCATTGGGAGCACTGTGGTATCCGTTACAAAACAGAGCCGTCTATTCTGCAAGCGCTTCCCGGGCCCTGACGAGAGGAGGAAGTGGCAGGAGCCAGGGAATCGGAGGAGCGCTTAATCCCGCAGAACTGGGACAGTCAgtcacaatcaaagtcactgcTGCccacggagtgtgtgtgtgtgtgtgtgtgtgtttgtgtgcgtgtgtgtgtttttagttcTTATATCTCGATTGGTATATCTATTATACAGCTACACAAGTGAATTAcctcaagtcaagtcaagtcacatttatttctgaagCATGTTTAAAATGACTACTGTccaccaaagtgctgtacaatttctaaTTACTATacataaaagtaaaagtaaatgtattttataaatgtggacAGAATTCAAAtgagtgtgcgtctgtgtgcatacgtgtgtgtgcacgtgcatttGGGTGTCCGGAAGGTTTCCGAGGTTCATTAACACAGCTAGAATGCAGAAGATTTGTCAATAGAAAACGTGGTTTACCGTTCTCTGAGTTGTGTGAAAGATGAGCAATCGGCCACAATGCATTCTGGATCGAAATAGCCAAATGTCAAATATAACGATTTGGTGGGCAGCAGTTCACTGATGAGAGAGCAGTGTGCTACTTAATTTGTGGATATGACCCACCGCTTGTGATTTATTGATCCTGATAAAAGCTTTGAACTAGTTCACGTGCCGCTcagtattgtacctttcagggtaAATTtgggaacaaaaatgtacctccactgtaccctTACCTCGGAGAGTGTACTAGTATTGCTTTACACGGGTATTGATTCTCATTCATCACTGCAATGTTCAGACACTTACTGGCATCGTCCATGACATGGAAGCTGTTGGCCAGCTCAGCCTTGGTCAGCTGGTAGTGGTACTGGTCTGGGTCACTGAGGGCTGTAAGGAGGATGAGCAGCACGACCGCGTTGATGAGCTGCGAATGAAGAATAAGCTCAATGCGGTTCTAGAAAGTGCCATCTCTGGTTTACGTGCCTGGACCGTTTACCTCTGTACCCGTGAAATACTTCCAAATCCCTTTATTCTCCGTAATTTGCTTTGTGAAAATGAGGTTATATTGACGCTTGATGCATATAAATGACACATTTAATCAACACGACAtaaaacactcaaaacactGCAGATCATTGTTAAGGGAAAGGCCAAACTTATATGTAaaggtatatttatatttattcccTTTCATTCTTATGTtaacattatacacacacgcagtatAATACCCACTTTCCTTAGCAGCCTTGCTTTCCTTTGCTAATGAATcttaagggtttttttttaatagttttttttttaaacaataaaaattaaTTGCTCAATTATACTGCATAGCACATCATTTTTCACAGGTCCCTCGAGGCTTGGTGCCGACCCTGGACTCCTGCCAAGAGAACATTACGAATTCACGGTAGTGTGTAGACTACCCATTGTGTGCGACTGCCCCTAACACCAAAGCAATCCATTGCTGCCACTCCGCTCGATTTAACCCTTCAAGGTGTAAAATCACAAATAGTCTACGTGATTGGAATGTCCATAACTGAATAAATTACTATTGGTAATTGAATGCAATGGGATTCTAGAACAcgaattatcattattttttaaaccctCCTTTTCatataatcaaaacaaacaactaAAATAACCTAtagaaaaatgtttattcaaaGCAGGTGACCCAGTTTTTGGAGTTTGTGAGAGAACATTATTAAACGTGGTATCTGCAACAATGTATAGGCCTGTGACAACAACGCTATGAGCTGCTGAACAGCTGGACAGCTCCATTAGGATGTATCACAGCAAAGGGTACTCACAATCCCCGCAATTCACAATCTTATACGCTCGAAACACCACAGTCTTGTGCAAGCCGAACATGACGAGCTGAATAGGA encodes the following:
- the laptm4b gene encoding lysosomal-associated transmembrane protein 4B, translating into MISPWDRWYSTSCCLCCHVRTGTIILGIWYMLINAVVLLILLTALSDPDQYHYQLTKAELANSFHVMDDANICIAAAISLLMILICGMATYGAYKQHAAWIIPFFCYQIFDFILNTLVAVSVVVYPNTIQDYLLQLPGNFPYKEEIMSTNNTCLVFMVLLFVGGILAFKAYLIGCVWNCYRYVSRRGTTEVLVYVTTNDTTMLLPTYDEVVAIPPKEPPPQYVSA